The following proteins come from a genomic window of Actinomycetota bacterium:
- the rpmF gene encoding 50S ribosomal protein L32 encodes MAVPKGNTSKSKRDKRRTHDKLTPVNIVECLRCHSKKIAHRVCLNCGYYDNVKILKSDEKEKKSGKTSPKAS; translated from the coding sequence TTGGCAGTTCCAAAAGGTAATACATCGAAATCAAAAAGAGACAAGAGAAGAACGCATGATAAGTTAACTCCGGTTAATATTGTAGAATGTCTGCGTTGTCATTCCAAAAAAATAGCACACAGGGTTTGTCTAAACTGTGGCTATTATGATAATGTAAAAATTCTTAAATCTGACGAAAAGGAAAAGAAATCCGGAAAAACCAGTCCAAAAGCATCTTAA